The genomic interval GACCGACCGCGAGTACGACGAGTTTGGCCGCCGCGTATTCGGAGACTGGAAAATCGGTGACGCCCGCGAAGCCGGCAAGGCCGTGATGTCCAGGGGCGCGATTGATCTCGCGCTGCTCGATGACGCCGTTGAGCAGCTCTGCACCAAGCTGCTGCACACCATGCCGGACTGCCTCACCAAGACCCTCGAAAGCGTGCGCAAGCACAAGTTGGAACACTGGGACCGCAACCGCGAAACCAACCGCGCATGGCTCGCGCTGAACATGATGACCGAGGGCAACGCCGGCTTCCGCGCATTCCACTACGGTCCTAAACAGCAGCGCGAGGTGGACTTTGTGCGCCTGCGCCAGCGTCTGGCGGAAGGTGTGCGCTGGAATGAGGAGTTGATCGCGGAGATTACGCCGGGCATGAAGAAAAAGGAAACGACTCCGTGAACCGGGAACTGGAAGCCATTCTCGTCCGCGCGCAGGCACTGTACGAGGATATTGACTTCAAGTCGGTTGCGGAATGGAAGTCCGCCGCACCCGGGCGGAAGGCTGTCGGCTACATGCCGATGTATGTCCCGCGGGAATTGATTCACGCGACTGGGATGCTGCCGGTTGGCATCTTCGGCGGCGGCGACCGCCTGGAGATCATCCGTGGCGACGCCTACTTCCAGAGCTACATCTGCCATATCCCTCGCAGCACGATTGAGCTTGCGCTTTCGGGACGCTTGGATGCGCTCGAGGGCATGTTATTCCCATCCATTTGCGATGTGATCCGCAATCTGAGTGGCATGTGGAACATGCTTTTTCCCAGTCGCTATGTGCGGTATGTGGACCTTCCCCAGAATTACGACGTTAGCGTCGGAGGCGAATTCTGGCGGCGGGAATTGGCGGCGTTGCGCGACGACATGGTTCGACTGGCCGGCCGGCCGATATCCGATGAAGATCTCCGAAGCAGCATTCAGGCGTACAACCAGAACCGCCGAGTCATCCGGGAACTCTACCAGGTGCGCAGCCAAACGCCGTGGCTCTACCCCATCGCGCACGTTTATGCGGTGTTGCGAGCGGGCAGTGTGCTGCCGCCGGAGGAGCACACCATAATGATGCGCCGCTACATCGATCTGGCTTCGCAAGAGTCGAGCCAGCCCGATGATCGCAGCCGCATTGTGCTGGCCGGCATGTTCTGCGAGCAGCCCCCGAAGGCACTGCTCATGAGCCTGGAACGCGCCGGTTGCTGGGTCGTAGACGACGACCTGCTGCTAGGTCTGCGCTGGTTCACCGACGAGGTTCCTGACGATGGCGATCCGCTCGCCAATCTCGCACACGCTTACCTGACGCAGAGCGTGTCCACGGCATCGTGCTATGCGGCGGACGGCCATCGCGGGCAATGGCTGGTCGAGTCGGTCCGCCGCAATCGCGCCGATGGCGTCATCTTCTGTGCGCCGAGTTTCTGCGACCCCGCGCTGCTGGAGCAGCCCATGCTCGTCGCCGCGCTGCAGCGCGAGCGCATTCCGCATACGCAATTCAAGTATTCCGAGGATACGGGGCAGTTCGCCGTCATCCGCGAACAGGCCGGGACTTTTTCCGATTCCATCCGCCTGTGGAGCGAGGCATGAGCGACGTTCAGGACTTTGCGCAGAAAGAGCGCAGTATGCTCCTGCAGAAGGAGCTGATCGCGAATTATTACGATTCGCTCGGCCGCGCGCGCGAGGTCGGGCAGCGGGTCGTCTCCACGTTCGTTCCCGGCAATCTCACCGAACTGCTGCGCTCCTTCGACCTGCTGCCGGTCCTTCCCGAAATCAATGCCCTGCAATCCGGCATGCGCAAGCGTTCCGCCAACTTCATTGCGGAAGCGGAGAAACAGGGCCACAGCGAAGATGTCTGCACCTACGTGAAGTGCGACATCGGAATGCTGAAATCCGGCAACGTCGGTCCAACTGGCGTCACGCTTCCTAACCCTGACTTGCTGCTGCTGTCCTACACCGGCTGCTTCACGTTTTTGAAGTGGTTCGAACTGCTGCGGCAGGAATATCAATGCCCGGTCGCGATGCTGCACGTCCCGTACCTGGCCAACGGCCGCATCGAACCGCACCAGGTGGATTACGTCGTGCAGCAACTCCGCACCGAGGTGATCCCCAAGCTGGAGCAAGTCAGCGGGCGCCGCTACGACGAAGCGCGCCTCGCCGAGATGCTGGCCCTGTCCGCGCAGGCGGAAGACGACCTCGTCTCGGTATTGGAGAGCGCCAAGCACGACCCTTCGCCGATTGACGCCTACTTCGGCGGCGTCTACTACATTGGCCCGATGTTCACCGCCTTCCGCGGGACGCCCCAAGGCGTCGAGTATTACCGCGTGCTGCGCGAAGAAGTCGCCGAGCGCATTCGCCTCGGTCTCGGCCCCATCACCCCCGAGGGCACCATGGAACGCCAGCGCTACCGCCTGGTGGTCGAAGGCCCTCCGAACTGGACCAGCTTCCGCGAGTTCTGGAAGATGTTTTACGACGAAGGCGCCGTTGTGGTCGCCAGCACTTATACCAAGGTGGGCGGGCTCTACGACCGCGGATTCCGCCATGATCCCAACCGTCCGCTGGAAAGCCTGGCCGAATACTGCCTCGGCTGTTACACCAATCTCGGCCTGCCCGCGCGCGTTGACCTGCTCGAGCGCTACATCCGCGAGTACCGCGCCGACGGCTTCATCATCAACAGTGTCAAGAGCTGCAACTCCTTTAGCGTCGGCCAACTGCTGATGCTGCGCCAACTCGAGCAGCGCACCGGCGTACCCGGCGGCTTTATCGAAAGCGACCTGGTGGACCCGCGCTACTTCTCCTCCGCCAACATCAAGAACCGCATCGAGAGCTACGTTCAGATGCTCGAGCAGAGGCGGGCGGTGCACGCGTGAGCGCCGTCGACATTCTTCTCGGCATTGACCTCGGCTCCACCACGACGAAAGCGGTTGCTCTCGACTGCGCGGGCCGCGTGATCGGCCGCGGCATTACCAACACCCGCAGCAACTACGAAGTTGCGGCGCAGATCGTGCGCGAAGAAGCCCTGGTGCAATCGCGATTCGAACTCCTCCGCCAGGGTCTCGCTGCCGATCCCGAACTGGCGGGCATCGAAAACAAGTTCCTCGCACCTCTGGCGCGCCATTTCCGCCGGCAACAGCACGTCGAGCAATTCGAGCGGCTTGAGTCAGCGCTTCACCGCTGCGCCGGAGCGCCCCGCTATGCCACGACGCGAGACGACATTCACCACGCGCTCGATCGCATCTGCGACTCCATGCGATTCCGCGTTGCGGCGCATTTCAACGAACTGTCCGTGCGCAAGAGCGACTTCTTCCGCGACCTTGCCGCCGCCGACTACATGCACTTCGCCGAGCAGTTCAAGGACCCCAAGCGCATTCCTTTCGACGTGCTGTGTGGTCTGTTCGACGCCGCCATCCTGCAAGTGGAAAACGCGGCCATGTCGGGCGGGTTCGAGCGCCACGCCGGAGCCGCCCTTGGGGAAACCATCGCGACGGCGCCGCCGGCGATCCAGGATATCGCACCGCGCCTCCGCACTGCGGTCACCTCCGTTCTCTCGCTCCAATTCCGCGTGCTGCGCATGGTGGGCACAGGCTACGGCCGCCAGCGCCTTCCCTTCCCCAAGGAAGACATCCGCAGCGAAATCCTCTGCCACGGCCTTGGCGCGCACGCCATGTTTCCGCTCACCCGCACCGTGCTCGATATTGGCGGCCAGGACACGAAAGCCATCCAGGTGGATGCCCATGGGATCGTCACCAGTTTTCAGATGAACGACCGCTGCGCCGCCGGGTGCGGCCGCTATCTCGGCTACATCGCCGACGAAATGAATCTCGGCCTGCACGAGCTCGGCACGCTCGCCCAGGAGAGCACCTGCGCGGTGAAGATCAACAGCACGTGCACGGTTTTTGCCGGCGCCGAACTACGCGACCGTTTGTCGCTCGGGCAGAAGCGGCCCGACATTCTCGCCGGCCTGCACCGCGCCATCATGTTGCGCGCCATGTCGTTGCTGGCGCGCTCCGGAGGAATCTCCGACGAATTCACCTTTGCCGGCGGCGTGGCGCGCAATCCCGCCGCCGTGGCCGCGCTCGCGGATCTGGTGCGCCAGAACTACGGCGAGCGCACGCTCAATATTTCCAACGAGTCCATCTACACCGGCGCGCTCGGTGCCGCGTTGTTCGCGCTGCGCGCTGCCGAAGGAAGAAGCGCGGCATGAGCGCCTCCACCATCATAGCCGCCGGCGTGGACGTCGGCTCCAGCGCCGCCAAGTTCGCGCTCGTTGAGGTGGACGCACACGGCCCCGCGACAATTCTCGCCCTGCACAACGAGCGCATTCGCCGCCGCGAACTGCGCAAAGTGATTCGCGACGGCTACGACGTCGCGCTGCAAACCGCCGGGGTACAGCTGAAGGACGTCGCCTACACCGCCAGCACCGGTGAAGGCGAACTTGTGGATTTCCGCAGCGGACATTTTTACGGCATGACCACGCACGCGCGCGGCGCCGTGTTTCTCATGCCCGGAGCTACCGCCGTCATCGATATCGGCGCCCTGCACACGCGCGCCATATGCATTGACGAGCGTAGCCGCGTGTTGAACTATCGTATGACCAACCAGTGCGCCTCCGGCTCGGGACAGTTTCTGGAAAATGTTGCGCGCTATCTCGGTATCCTGCTCGAGGACGTTGGGCCGCTGTCCTGCGAAGCGAAGAATCCCGAGCCGGTCAGCAGCATTTGCGCAGTGCTGGCGGAGACCGACGTGATCAACATGGTGAGCCGCGGCATTGCGCGTAACGACATTCTCAAAGGCATTCATCTTTCTATGGCGGGGCGCTGCACCAAGTTGCTGCGCGCCATCGGCGCATCCGGCGACGTGGCGATCACCGGCGGCCTGGCCTCCGACGTCGGCCTCACTCGCGCGCTGGAAGAGAAGATCGCTGAAGAAAAGCTCGCCATGGGGGTCCGCACTCACCCCGATTCGATCTACGCCGGCGCGCTCGGCGCGGCTCTGTGGGGTGCGTACCGCCATCGCATTCTCGTACGGCGCACCGAGGTGGTGGCGTGAGCGGCACTCTCGACGGTAAAGTCGCGGTCGTCACCGGCGGTTCCGGCGCAATCGGCTCCGCCATCATCGCCGAACTTGAGGAGCAAGGCGCGCGAGCAGTGTCGCTCGACTTGGCGCGGCCGGCCGCAAGCGCCGCGCTCTACCAGGCCTGCGACGTCGGCGACGATTCTTCAGTTTCTTCTGCCATAGAAGCGGTGCGGCGCGAACACGGCCGCCTCGACTTGGTCGTGCACGCCGCGGGCATCTCGCGCGAGGGCGTGGTGTGGAAACTCGCCGTCGAGGACTGGGACGTAGTACAACGCGTCAACCTGCGCGGGGCGTTTCTATTGCTGCGTCACGCCATTCCGGCGATGCGTGCGGGCGACGGCGGACGCATCGTGCTCATCGGGTCGATCAACGGCTCGCGCGGCAAGTTCGGCACGTCGGCGTATTCGGCAAGCAAGGCGGGCCTGATCGCGCTGGCCAAATCGGTTGCGCGAGAGGTGGCGCGCTTCGGCATCCTTGTTAACGTGGTTGAGCCTGGCTGGGTTCTCACGCCATTGACGAAGTTCCTTCCAAAGGCGATTCTTGACGCCGCGCTGGCGGAAAGCCTTGTGGGCCGCTTCGTCGAACCCGCCGACGTCGCCGCCGCGGTCACGTTTCTTTGCGGGCCGGAGGCACGGCAGATCACCGGGCAGATTCTTCGCGTGGATGGCGGTCAATTTCTAGGCAGCAGTTGAACGGGAGAGAGCAATGAATCCGAAACCTGTGGGCGAACCCGGAATGCTGGAGACGGACAGCATCCCCGTCCGCGTGATGGATAAAGGTGACTTCGAGGCCGTTGTCTCGATCGACGCTGCCGCCACGGGGCGTCGTCGTCCGCGTTACTTTGAGCTGATGTTGGAGCGCGCCGTGACGCGGGCGGCGCTGCAGGTGTCGCTCGCCGCCGAACTCGACGGCCGAGTCGTGGGCTTCGCTATAGCCTCGCTCTATTACGGCGAGTACGGCGTTGTCGAGCCAACTGCCTCGCTCGACGCTATCGGCGTCCTTCCTGCCTACCGCGGCCAGCACGTCGCCAAGGCTTTGCTTCGACAACTGCGCGTGAACCTTTCCGCACTTCGCGTGACAACCTTGCGGACCGAAGTCTCATGGGACGACTTCGATCTACTCGCTTTTTTCAAGTGCGAAGGCTTCGCCCCGGCCCGCCGTCTCTGCCTCGACTGCGCACTCGATCCCACGCACATCGACTGACCCGAACGGGCTCCTCGTAGCGCGCTACTACTGCTCCCAAAACCGGCCAAAACCGGCCGAACGCCGAGCCGGTTTCTTGTACATCCTCTTGGGCTTACTTGGTTGGTGTTGTGCTGTGTTGGAGGCGGAATCCCCCTGTTAACCGGAGGGTTGTGGGTTCGAGTCCTACCTGAGGAGCCATTTTTTCCAGAGCTTGGCTGCGCCTGGAGCTGCCCCGATGTTCGCCGTCACCGCGACCGAACGCGATGGCAACAGGTCTTCATCAATCTTCGGCAAGGGCAGCGGATTTTTTCGCGAGCAGAGCATTCACCTTGCTGATGACGGCGAAGGCGTCGGCGACATAGACCACGTCGGCCTTGCCACGCGCCCAGCCGCAGTTGGGGTCGAGGTTGATCGCCCGTCGTTCGGTGATGAAGCGCCAGCCGACCACGTGCGGCTCCTCGCCGTGGCAGCAGGTGGAGAGTCCTTTGGGATGGCGCGGCGTGGCCCCGGTCTGGCCCACCTGGTTGAGGTGGGTCATGAAGCGCAGGGTGGCCTGGTTCTCACCGCTCTGCTCCACCAGCGACTTGCTGCCACCGAGCGATGCCTGCGATTCGCGCAGGAACCCGAGGATCAACCGCTCTGCGTCGGCGGAGTGCACCTGGCCGTCGGATTGCTTCTTCGTCCATCCCGCACCGGCGACGAACAGCAGCTTGGCGTCCGGACGGATCGTCTGCTCGCCAGCCTTGGGCGCGCGGATGCCAGTCACGACGGTGCGAATCGGCGGAGGCGTCACAGCGACGGTTCCGACGTTGGCGCTTGCGGCTGGGCCTTGCCACGCCGGACGGCAGCCGCTCTCGACCAGCATCAGCCACGGGCGCGCCGTGCGCTGGAGCGAGGCTTCGATGCGCTGGCGATAGAACCAGCGCGTCGCCACCGGTGCGGTATCGGTGACAGCGACGCTAGTGACGTGGGTGTCCACGACGCCGTTGAGCCGTTGCGCCACGCCGGCAAGAACGCGCGCCAGACGCGAGGTCGCCGGAGCGAGAACGATGGTGGCATTCGCAACGCGGCAGAGAGCTTCGCAGGCGGCAGCATCGGTGGCGTAACGCGGTTGTGCGAACTCCGCGCCGGAGACGCCGAGGAAACGCGCCGCGCCGCAGGTGGCGATGGAGTTTGCCGCCGTCTGGACATCGGCGCCGATGAGCGCAACCGTGAGCGGCGCAGCGAGGTTGGCGGCGAACTCGATCGCAGTGGTCAACGATTCGAGCGCGATTCTTGGGAGCGCGTTGGCGTCGTCGGCGTGAGCGAGAAAGAGAATGTTTTCCATAGTTTCAGTTTCAGCTCCGCACACGCGAGGGCGCGTGTGCCACACGCTATTATTCCCCGCCGATCCACTCGACGATTTCGGCGGCGATGGCGTCGGGAGAGAGGTCTTTCACAATGCGCGTTTCGCGCTGCTGCCTGGGCAGCGCCACGTTGAGGTATCGCAGGCCGTCACTGGCCACGGGCGCGGCTTTGGCGCGTTGCAACGCAGGCATCACGGTGCGCATGTTGGTCATGCCGACCTGCGGGTTGTTGCGCGGCTCGGGCAAGTTGCCGGTCGCCCAGCCGAGCACGGCAGGCGGAGCCGCCAGCGTCGAAACCTGGTGACGTCCGCCCTCGATGCGCTCCAGGATTTCAAAGGAACCGTCGGCGTTGACGCTCAACTGGTCCGCGCCCTGGAACTGGTCGGTGATGCCGAGCAGTTCGCCGACAATTTGCAGCGTCGCTCCGGCGCCTCGGCTGGCAGATTCCCAGCCGCCGAACACGAGCAGGTGAGCGGGATCGAGTCCAGGAATTGCCTTGATAGCGGCGGCGAGCGTGGCGGCGGTGGCGTGTGCGTCGGTGAAGCCGCCGGCGGGACCGTCGAGCGCAATCAAGTCGAACGGAACTTTTTGTGCGACCGTCATCATCACCTGCTGCAGCTTTGCCTTCGGGCCCAGGCTCAGCAGCGTGACCTTGCTGCCAGGATTCTTGGCGGCCAGATTCGCGGCTTCGTACAGCGCGTGTCCGGCCCAGGGGTCGAGCACCGCGGGCAGCATCATTTCGTTCTTCAGCGCGGGGCCGTTCGGCGTTGTGACCGGCTCCAGGGTTTGCAGCGGATCAGGGACAACGCTGCCGAGGACGACGATTTGGAAAGGCATAGTTTCAGTTTCGAGTATCAGCTCAGCGTTAACAAGCGATCAGTGATCAGTGCCAGAAGAGGCTGGACGTACTGGCCACTGATCACTTCAGTTTAGCGCTGAATGCAGGCCGCCGGCGCCGGCGCGGAACTCGATATTGGCGGTTTCGTCGCCGTTGAGCGCTTGCACGCAGTTCCACAGGCAGGCGCCGCAGTGGACGCACTTTTCGCGATCGAAGACAGGCAATCCACCGTCGCCGGGCGCGATGGCCTGGCCGGAGCACATCTCGATGCAGAGCCTGGCTTCGCACGCCTGGCAGACCTCGGGGAAATGAAACGCCACATGGTCGGCGTAGCCCGGCGGCGCCTGCACTTTGCCGCCGAGCAGCAGCGCGTCCTGGTGTGACACCAGCAGCCTGCCGTCGAAGGGAATTTGCGGCCAGCCGCAGCGGTCCATTAATGCATCGTGGAGCGATGTGTTGGTCTGGACACAGCGGCTGCGGATCTCCTCGATCTCGGCGCGCGGAATGCGTCCGGCAAAGTAGTGCTCCAGGGTGCTGACGCGGTCGTTGACCGAGGCGGGCTCGTGGCCGAGCGAAAAGCGGCCCTTGGTCAATCCGGCGAGCGTCATCCCGAGCACTCCGGTGACGACGCCGCGCTGGAAGCCGTCGCGGGCTCTTTCGGCGATGCGGCCTTCGCTTTCGACCCAACTGGTGCGGCGGCGGGCAACGTAGGCGCGTTCCAGGTTTTCGCGGGTGAACGGCGCGCGCGCGCGCAGCAGTTCAATGACGCCCTCGGCCAGCAGCGTGCCGGTGGTCCAGGCTTCGTCCACGCCCGAGCCGGTGAGGACATTGGTGCTGCCGGAGCCTTCGCCGATGCGCGCGTAACCGTTGCCGGCCAGCACGGGCTCGCCGCGCTTGCCGGATTCCTGCAGCGACTTAGCGCCCCAGGAGCGCAGCGTCCCGCCCTCAAGGTAGCGCCACAGGTACGGGTGCATCATGAAGTGCTGCAGGTAGCGATAGGCGGTCCGCACCGGGCTGCCGAACCAGGAGGGCACGAAGATGCCGACGGAGGCGAGGCGGTCAGGATGGACATAGAAGAAGCCGAAGATTTCCGGCTCGGGGAAACCGAAGGTGTGTAAGACGGTGCCGGGCGCGAGGTCAACACCTTCACGCAATTCGACGACCAACTTCATGCCGAGGGCCCACTCGCGGCGATGGTTGCCGTCAGGCATCCCGAATTGCTGGTCGAGCTGGCGGCCGACGGGACCGACCGGACCATCGGCTACGACGGTGAGATCAGCGCGGACGTCCATGCCGGGCATGAACGCGCCTTCGGGATTGCCGGCTTTGTCGGTACCTTGGTCAACCAGGCGGATGCCGGTCACGCGGTCGTTTTCAATCAGCGCCTGTGCCACCGGCATTCCGGGCCAGATTTGTACCATGCCGCTGGCCGCGATTTGCGAGCCCACCCACTGGTTGAACTGGCCGACGGAGAGCACGAAGCCGTCGTGCTTCTGCAGGAAGTCAGGAACGTAGGGCAGTTCGAGCGCGTGATCTTTGATCGGCAGCGCGAAGCGGAGCGCGCGCATCAAAGCGTCGGCGGAACGCAGGGCGAACGAGCGGCGGCTGGCGCCCACCGGATCGAGGAGATAAAGCATCTTCTCGCTGGTGACGCGCGCGGCCATGGGAATCTGCGCGGGATCAAGATCGGGGAAGCTGGCGCGAATGCCGCGGGCACGCGTGACCACGCCGGATACACCCACTCCGAGGTCGTCGGCGCGTTCGTAGCAGATGACCTGCCGAGGAAGTCCGCTGGAGCTCTGCAGGGAACCGTCGGCGAGGACGCGCGAAAGCGTGGTGAGGAAGCCTCCCATGGCCGGGCCGAACCCGACGCAGGCAATGTCCACGGCGACGGATTCGCGCTCGATCATCTCCGCTTGTGCTTCCGGACACACTTCCATGTGAGCACTCATGCCGGATAATCCAGCGCCTCCGGGATCATCACGCGGGCCACGGCTTCGGCGGCCCGATCTTTGGCCAGGCGCGCGCCGGTAAGGCAGGTGTCGAGCTTCTGCCGCAGGTGAAGGAACTGCGCGGCGTTGCCGGAGCAGCCAGCGCACGGGCCCGCCTTCGCTGGATGCGAGCCGTCGGCGGCGATGACGTCGGTGGCGCAGGCGGCAATGCCGGGAATGAGGCCTTCGAGCGAATCGAGGTCCTCGGCCTGGAAGCATCCGCGGTAGCCTTCCTGGTCCCACGCGGGATGGCGGTTGAAGCCGAAGACCAGCTCGGCGCAAATGCGTCCGACTTCCCCGCAGGCGCGCGCCGATTCGAGGTGGCAGAGGTCGGTGAAAAAATTGACGACGCCGGGCAGACTTTCGGCGAGGGCGGAGTTTGTCACGCCGGCCTTTTCGAGCTCGAGCACGTCGAGGATCTGCTGGCGGACAGCAAGCAGCCAGCAGAGCGCGTCGGCAAGGGGGAAAGTGACGCCCTGGCGCGGGCCGTGGTAGAGCTTGGCGCCGTCGGCATCGGTGGAGACCTGCAGGTAGTCGAGCGACCACAGCCACATCATCATGGCGGTGGCCAGCGTGCACGCGCCGGTGCCGGGATGCGTGGAGGCGATCTGGCGCATGTCCTTGATCCAGTTGCGGAACTGGGCGAGGAAGACGTGGTTGATCATGGTTACGGAGAGCTGGCGGCGCTGCACGCACTCGGGGCCTTCGTAGGTGGCCTCGAGTTGCGCGTCCATCCATTTGTGGCCGAGGAAGCCCGGGCAATCCTCGGTGATGCCGTAGCCACCCATGAGAGAGACAGCCTCGCGCATCATGTTGGCGCCGTGGCCGGTGTTCCACAGCTTGGCGGCGGGGCAGAGGACGCCGGCTTCGCTGTCGAGAATGGCGAAGCGAACGAGCGGGTCGGACTCGAGCTGGAGGCGGGCCTCACTGCCAACGGGGAACGACAGCGCTTCGAGGGCAAGC from Terriglobia bacterium carries:
- the bcrC gene encoding benzoyl-CoA reductase subunit C, giving the protein MNRELEAILVRAQALYEDIDFKSVAEWKSAAPGRKAVGYMPMYVPRELIHATGMLPVGIFGGGDRLEIIRGDAYFQSYICHIPRSTIELALSGRLDALEGMLFPSICDVIRNLSGMWNMLFPSRYVRYVDLPQNYDVSVGGEFWRRELAALRDDMVRLAGRPISDEDLRSSIQAYNQNRRVIRELYQVRSQTPWLYPIAHVYAVLRAGSVLPPEEHTIMMRRYIDLASQESSQPDDRSRIVLAGMFCEQPPKALLMSLERAGCWVVDDDLLLGLRWFTDEVPDDGDPLANLAHAYLTQSVSTASCYAADGHRGQWLVESVRRNRADGVIFCAPSFCDPALLEQPMLVAALQRERIPHTQFKYSEDTGQFAVIREQAGTFSDSIRLWSEA
- the bcrB gene encoding benzoyl-CoA reductase subunit B, with the translated sequence MSDVQDFAQKERSMLLQKELIANYYDSLGRAREVGQRVVSTFVPGNLTELLRSFDLLPVLPEINALQSGMRKRSANFIAEAEKQGHSEDVCTYVKCDIGMLKSGNVGPTGVTLPNPDLLLLSYTGCFTFLKWFELLRQEYQCPVAMLHVPYLANGRIEPHQVDYVVQQLRTEVIPKLEQVSGRRYDEARLAEMLALSAQAEDDLVSVLESAKHDPSPIDAYFGGVYYIGPMFTAFRGTPQGVEYYRVLREEVAERIRLGLGPITPEGTMERQRYRLVVEGPPNWTSFREFWKMFYDEGAVVVASTYTKVGGLYDRGFRHDPNRPLESLAEYCLGCYTNLGLPARVDLLERYIREYRADGFIINSVKSCNSFSVGQLLMLRQLEQRTGVPGGFIESDLVDPRYFSSANIKNRIESYVQMLEQRRAVHA
- a CDS encoding acyl-CoA dehydratase activase, with amino-acid sequence MSAVDILLGIDLGSTTTKAVALDCAGRVIGRGITNTRSNYEVAAQIVREEALVQSRFELLRQGLAADPELAGIENKFLAPLARHFRRQQHVEQFERLESALHRCAGAPRYATTRDDIHHALDRICDSMRFRVAAHFNELSVRKSDFFRDLAAADYMHFAEQFKDPKRIPFDVLCGLFDAAILQVENAAMSGGFERHAGAALGETIATAPPAIQDIAPRLRTAVTSVLSLQFRVLRMVGTGYGRQRLPFPKEDIRSEILCHGLGAHAMFPLTRTVLDIGGQDTKAIQVDAHGIVTSFQMNDRCAAGCGRYLGYIADEMNLGLHELGTLAQESTCAVKINSTCTVFAGAELRDRLSLGQKRPDILAGLHRAIMLRAMSLLARSGGISDEFTFAGGVARNPAAVAALADLVRQNYGERTLNISNESIYTGALGAALFALRAAEGRSAA
- the bcrD gene encoding benzoyl-CoA reductase subunit D, producing MSASTIIAAGVDVGSSAAKFALVEVDAHGPATILALHNERIRRRELRKVIRDGYDVALQTAGVQLKDVAYTASTGEGELVDFRSGHFYGMTTHARGAVFLMPGATAVIDIGALHTRAICIDERSRVLNYRMTNQCASGSGQFLENVARYLGILLEDVGPLSCEAKNPEPVSSICAVLAETDVINMVSRGIARNDILKGIHLSMAGRCTKLLRAIGASGDVAITGGLASDVGLTRALEEKIAEEKLAMGVRTHPDSIYAGALGAALWGAYRHRILVRRTEVVA
- a CDS encoding SDR family oxidoreductase — its product is MSGTLDGKVAVVTGGSGAIGSAIIAELEEQGARAVSLDLARPAASAALYQACDVGDDSSVSSAIEAVRREHGRLDLVVHAAGISREGVVWKLAVEDWDVVQRVNLRGAFLLLRHAIPAMRAGDGGRIVLIGSINGSRGKFGTSAYSASKAGLIALAKSVAREVARFGILVNVVEPGWVLTPLTKFLPKAILDAALAESLVGRFVEPADVAAAVTFLCGPEARQITGQILRVDGGQFLGSS
- a CDS encoding GNAT family N-acetyltransferase; the encoded protein is MNPKPVGEPGMLETDSIPVRVMDKGDFEAVVSIDAAATGRRRPRYFELMLERAVTRAALQVSLAAELDGRVVGFAIASLYYGEYGVVEPTASLDAIGVLPAYRGQHVAKALLRQLRVNLSALRVTTLRTEVSWDDFDLLAFFKCEGFAPARRLCLDCALDPTHID
- a CDS encoding electron transfer flavoprotein subunit alpha; its protein translation is MENILFLAHADDANALPRIALESLTTAIEFAANLAAPLTVALIGADVQTAANSIATCGAARFLGVSGAEFAQPRYATDAAACEALCRVANATIVLAPATSRLARVLAGVAQRLNGVVDTHVTSVAVTDTAPVATRWFYRQRIEASLQRTARPWLMLVESGCRPAWQGPAASANVGTVAVTPPPIRTVVTGIRAPKAGEQTIRPDAKLLFVAGAGWTKKQSDGQVHSADAERLILGFLRESQASLGGSKSLVEQSGENQATLRFMTHLNQVGQTGATPRHPKGLSTCCHGEEPHVVGWRFITERRAINLDPNCGWARGKADVVYVADAFAVISKVNALLAKKSAALAED
- a CDS encoding electron transfer flavoprotein subunit beta → MPFQIVVLGSVVPDPLQTLEPVTTPNGPALKNEMMLPAVLDPWAGHALYEAANLAAKNPGSKVTLLSLGPKAKLQQVMMTVAQKVPFDLIALDGPAGGFTDAHATAATLAAAIKAIPGLDPAHLLVFGGWESASRGAGATLQIVGELLGITDQFQGADQLSVNADGSFEILERIEGGRHQVSTLAAPPAVLGWATGNLPEPRNNPQVGMTNMRTVMPALQRAKAAPVASDGLRYLNVALPRQQRETRIVKDLSPDAIAAEIVEWIGGE
- a CDS encoding 4Fe-4S ferredoxin, which codes for MIERESVAVDIACVGFGPAMGGFLTTLSRVLADGSLQSSSGLPRQVICYERADDLGVGVSGVVTRARGIRASFPDLDPAQIPMAARVTSEKMLYLLDPVGASRRSFALRSADALMRALRFALPIKDHALELPYVPDFLQKHDGFVLSVGQFNQWVGSQIAASGMVQIWPGMPVAQALIENDRVTGIRLVDQGTDKAGNPEGAFMPGMDVRADLTVVADGPVGPVGRQLDQQFGMPDGNHRREWALGMKLVVELREGVDLAPGTVLHTFGFPEPEIFGFFYVHPDRLASVGIFVPSWFGSPVRTAYRYLQHFMMHPYLWRYLEGGTLRSWGAKSLQESGKRGEPVLAGNGYARIGEGSGSTNVLTGSGVDEAWTTGTLLAEGVIELLRARAPFTRENLERAYVARRRTSWVESEGRIAERARDGFQRGVVTGVLGMTLAGLTKGRFSLGHEPASVNDRVSTLEHYFAGRIPRAEIEEIRSRCVQTNTSLHDALMDRCGWPQIPFDGRLLVSHQDALLLGGKVQAPPGYADHVAFHFPEVCQACEARLCIEMCSGQAIAPGDGGLPVFDREKCVHCGACLWNCVQALNGDETANIEFRAGAGGLHSALN